The Rhodopseudomonas julia DNA segment CGCCGGTTCGATCGGGGATGCCCAGGTGCGCCATCGCGGCACGCTCGGCGGCTCGATCGCCAATGACGATCCGGCCGCAGATTACCCCGCGGCCGCACTCGCGCTTGCGGCCACGATCACAACCGACAGCCGCGAGATCGCGGCCGACGATTTCTTTACGGCGCTCTATGAGACGGCGCTGGAGGAAAGCGAGATCGTGACGGCCGTCAGCTTCGCCATTCCGGAGGCGGCGGGTTATGCCAAGTTCCGCAATCCCGCCTCGCGCTATCCGATGGCCGGGGTTTTCGTGGCACGCCATCGCGATGGCTCGGTCCGTGTCGCCGTCACCGGCGCCGGCAATGAGGGCGTTTTCCGCTGGACTGCGGCGGAGACGGCGCTTGCCGGGGATTTCTCCGCCAACGCCCTTGAAGGCCTTAGTGTCGATCCCGAGATGATGATGGGCGACATTCACGGCTCAGCCGAATATCGGGCGAACCTCGTCGCCGTCATGGCGCGGCGGGCCCTCGCAAATCTCGGTTCAGCCGAGGCGATCATCTGAGGCTTCGGCAGGGTGAAACCGTGAGAGGGAGCGGCCGCCGGTGCGGCCGTTTCGCTGTGGCGGCCGAGACGGCGAGGAAAGTCGGGCCTTCGCGCCGGCGATGGGAGTTACAACGGCCGGGCTAGTCTGTGTCGTTGAGGTCGCGTAAAAATGCTTGTTTGCGGCAGGTGGAGCTTGCCGTTGACTGCCGGGCAGGGCGCAACTATAGCATCGGGCGACAACGCGGCCGTTTACGGCCGCGCTTTCTGTTGGGCCGAAGCGACAATTGTCGGCGCCGACAGAGCCCTTCAATTGGCAACGAACGGATCTTGATATGGCCAATACACCTTCGGCCAGGAAGGCTGCTCGGAAGATCGAGCAGCGCACGGCCACCAACAAGGCGCGGCGTTCGCGCCTGCGCACTTTCCTGCGGCAGGTCGAAGAGGCCATTGCCTCGGGCAATTCCCAGGCCGCCCAGAGCGCTCTGCGCGAGGCGCAGCCGGAATTGATGCGCGGCGCTTCCAAGGGCGTCCTGCATAAGAATACCGCGGCGCGGAAGATGTCGCGTTTGGCACAGCGCGTGAAGGCCCTCGGCTGAACGCAACCTGGCGGCGTCTTTGCAACGCCGCCTCGTATGACATGGCAGGGCGGGCTTTGCCCGCTTTCCACACATACCCAA contains these protein-coding regions:
- a CDS encoding FAD binding domain-containing protein encodes the protein MYSLTYKRADSVEEARRLFQGASDAAYLSGGHTLLPTMKQRLAAHDVLIDLTRIGSMKGISVEGDRVRIGGGMTHAEVAASSEVQRAIPSLAALAGSIGDAQVRHRGTLGGSIANDDPAADYPAAALALAATITTDSREIAADDFFTALYETALEESEIVTAVSFAIPEAAGYAKFRNPASRYPMAGVFVARHRDGSVRVAVTGAGNEGVFRWTAAETALAGDFSANALEGLSVDPEMMMGDIHGSAEYRANLVAVMARRALANLGSAEAII
- the rpsT gene encoding 30S ribosomal protein S20, which gives rise to MANTPSARKAARKIEQRTATNKARRSRLRTFLRQVEEAIASGNSQAAQSALREAQPELMRGASKGVLHKNTAARKMSRLAQRVKALG